CATCACCGCCGACTGGCTGCCGCCGTAGCCCCAGACCTCCATCAGGTCGTCGATGCTGGCCGGCGCCACCTGCGGATAGGTCCCGGCCGCACTGCCCACGCCGAGCGGGTGCGCGGACGCGTCGGTGAACAGCGCGACGATGTGCCGGCGCCGGTCCTGCCCGCGCTCCCAGTCCGAGTTCAGCGCGACCGCGAGCGCCTCCAGGCCGGACTCCGGCTCGTCGCCGCCACCGCCGGCGCGTAGCCCGCGGACGAACGACTCGAACTCGCCGACCTGCTCCGGGATGCTGAAGAAGGGCGACTGCTCCAGCGCGTCGGAGGCGTTGTCCCGGAAGTCGCGATAGGCCACCACCCGCAGGCGCAGCTTGCTGATCGCCTTGTCCTTGTGGGACATCGACTCCTCGAGGCGTTTGTGGAAGGTGAGCGCGCCCTCCTTCACCTGGTCCAGGACCGGGTACATGCTGCCGGTGACGTCGATGCAGAACACGATGTCCACCGCGTACTTGAGACTTGTGCTGTTCGCGTCCATCACGATCCCCTCGGGTTCACTTGGTGTCGAAGTTGATGCGTACGCGGGACGGCGGCGCGTCCGCGGGACGGGCCGGCGACGGAACGGCGGGCCTCGGCGCACCGTCGAGGTTGATCTTCACGCGGCCGCCCGCCGGCGCCGTCGCGCCGGACGGCGACGGTCGCGATGGCGGTGGCGCGGCGGGGGTGTCGCCGCCGATCTGGACCACCTTCTCGTCCTGGAAGACGGTGATGACCTCCTCGATCGCCGGTCGGGCCGCGATGTCGGCGGACACCATGCGCGCGATCAGGTCCCGGGTCTTCGGGTGCAGCTGCCCGGAGAGCACCAGCGGCTCCCCCGCCCACACCGCCTGCGACGGCGCGCCGAACCGGCCGCGGTCGTACCCCGGCAGCTCGCCGACCAGGTAGACGTGGGTCATCAGGCCGAGCGCGAAGACGTCCGAGGCCAGGGTCAGGTGGTCGGCGGCGACCTCGGGGTCCTCCTTGACGTAGCGCAGCCACTCGGGCGCGCCGTACAGCTGGTCGCCGACGATCTGGTCGGGCGGCGGCGGCTCGCCGGTCAGGTACGAGTCGTCGAAGTCGATCATCTTGGCCGTGTACAGGTCCGCGGTGCTGGAGCGTTGCAGCAGCACGTTGGCCGGCTTCAGGTCGCCGTGCACGATCCCGGCCCGGTGCAGCAGCTTCATGCTCTGGAACAGGGTGCGCAGCACCACCAGCGTCTGCCGGTCGCTGAGCTCGGTGAGGTCCTTCGCCGCCTCGGCCGCGACCCGGTCGGTCACCTTGTAATACGTGGTGCCCTCGCGGAAGAACGCGGTCGCGGTGACCAGGTTGCCGCCGCCGGCCACCTTGCCGCTGATCCGGCGGTTGACCTCCTTGTGCCGTTTCTCGAACTCCAGGCAGACCGCGCGCCGGCGAGCCTTGCTGGCCGGGCTGCCCATCGACTCGTCGGTCGGCCACTTCGGGTCGAGGAACTGCTTGATGAAGTAGTCGCGGCCACCGCGCTCGGCGAACGACCACACGCAGCGGCCACCGCCGCTGTTGGTCGGCTCCGCCACGACGGTGTAACCGCCGATGTTCTCGCCCAGCTTCACGAGGCCCTCCCGGCCATCCGTGCCACATACATTCCGCTGTACTTCGTCCAGGACAGGTGCCGGTACTCCGCCAGCCGGTGCCGGCGTTCGGCGTCGTCCAGCTCGGCGTTCTCCAGATCGCGCAGCGGCTCCGCGTGCTCGTAATAGAGCTGGTCGAAGCGATGCTTGAAGGCCGACCGCAGCCCGCGGAAGCCGCCGAAGCCGATCGCGACGAGCGCGAGCGTGGCGTCGTCGCCGGCCGTCCGGCGTCGCCACGCGGCCAGCTTCCGGCCCCAGTCTCCGGCGTCGGCGGCCGGCCCGAGCGCCCGCAGCAGCTCGAACTCGAATATCGCCGGGCTGGGCACGTAGCCGAAGAAGCCGTCGGTGGCACAGAGCAGCACGCACGGCTCGGGCAGTGGACCCATCGGCTCCTCGCGGATCCGGAAGGGCAGACCGGCCGCCACCTGGTTGGTCAGCGGCTGGTCGGCCATCAGGGTCTCCAGCGGATCGTCCACGATCGAGTCGTCCCGGCTGATCTGCTGCAGGCCCCATTCCGGGGTGAGCAGGTAGCACCGCGAGTCGCCGGCCCACCGGGCGGCGGCGTACCGCGGCCCGGACTTGTGCGGACGTGAGTAGTCGATCACGGCGAGCGTGGTCGGCAGTTGCTTGGTGATGGTGCCGCGCAGTTTCAGCCCGCCGGGCGGGCGGGCCGCGTCGAAGACCTCGCGCAGCCGCGCCTCGAGCGACGGCTGCCTGTGGTAGCCACCGGTGAAGTGCTCCTGCACGGTGAGGTGAGCCAGCCGGGACGCGGCGAACGCGTGACTGACCGGCCGGCCGTCCGGGGTGTGCCCGAGCAGCCGGGCGCCGGCGCCGCCCATCCCGTCGTAGACGCCGAGCACGCCGGCGTTGCCGCTCTGCCGCAGCAGCAGCGTCGGCTCGGCGTCCTCGCCCAGGCCGGCGCGCTTCTCGGTCCAGACGCCGAGGCACTGCACGTCGGCCCGGCTGGTCTCGCCCGCCCACACCGCCTGCTGGCTGCCGCTCGGCTCCGCACCACGTTCGAGACGCAAGGTTCGGCTCCTTCCCGGGACCACCGTGCCCGGGAGAAACTGATTAGTACATTGCCCGTACGGACGACGCATTCCACGTTGATCCGAAGACGGAAGTCGCGGAATTCGGCGGAGCAGGTTCGATTCCTCCGAACGGGCTAATCGTTCCGGCTAGTTCCTCGCGCCCGCAGATTGTTGACATTGCCGATCCGGTATCCGCATGTGAATCTGCCGGGTGAAGAACGGGAGGGCCGAATGTGGCAGTGCGCCGATTGCGACACAGAGAACGTCGCCGAGTCGTCCGCCTGCATGGTCTGCACGGCCCCACGGCCGACCGTCCCGCGGCCCGCGCCACCGGCCGGCCTCGTCACCGCGGCCTGGCCCTCGGTGCCGACCGCACGCCGGCCGGCGCCTCCTCGCCACATCCCCGCGCCGCGCCCGGCGCCGCGGCCGCCCACCCGGGTGCGGGTGCCGCGCCGTGGCGGCCTGCGCATCGGCTGGTTGTTCATCGCGGTGCTGGTGGGGGTGCCGATGGTGGCCGCGTTCGTGGCCCGGATGGACCCCGGTGGCCCGGCCGGCTCGTCGGCCACCGCCGCCGCCCCACGCGACCAGGCCCGTGCGCTGGCCGCCCTGATCCAGGACTCCAGCCGCAGCCGGACCGCGGTGAAGGACGCGGTGATCGCCACCAAGGCCTGCCGCTCGCTGCGGGCCAACGCCGCGACCTTCACCGCCGCCGGTGACGCCCGCCGCGATCAGCGCGCCCGGGCCGCCGCCCTCGATGTCTCCGGCCTGCCGTCCGGCGCCGAGTTGACCGCCACCCTGCTGCGGGCGCTGGACCATTCCCAGCGCGCCGATCGCGCTTTCGCCAAATGGGCTTCCGCGTTGGCCGGCGGCACCTGCGAGAAGGGTGACACGGTCACCGGCGACTTCACCGCGGCCGACCGGGAATCCACCGCGGCCACCGCCGAGAAGAAGAAATTCGTCGCGCTCTGGAACCCGATCGCCACCACGTACGGCCTCTCCGCATTCGAGTATTCCGACGTCTGAGGGCCCCCTGTAACAAAATGTAACTTATTGACAGTCGTTGAATGGCGTGTTTCTCTGCGTTGACCACGGCGTTTCGGTCTGTTTCATTGTGTTACAACCCCTCGACCGGGTGGAGACGACGATGAAGAGAGTCAGCTACCGGCTCGGGACGGCGGTCCTGGCCACCGCCCTCGGCCTGACGACCGGCGCCGCGAGCGCCTCCGCCCACCGCCCCGGCGGCCCGCCTGCGGCACAGGTCTGGGTCACCACGGTGGACCGGTCGGAGCTGCTGCACCAGCGGGCGCCGGTCACCTTCGGACGGCAGGCCTCGCAGCAGCCGACCATCGTGGTCGACCCGACCCGCACCTACCAGCGGATGGACGGCTTCGGCGCGTCGATCACCGACTCGTCGGCCGCGGTGCTGTCCGGACTGGCTCCCGCGGTCCGCGAGCAGACCCTGCGCTCGCTGTTCGACCCGCGGCAGGGGATCGGCGTGAGCTTCCTGCGGCAACCGGTCGGCTCGTCGGACTTCACCGCGGCCGCCCAGCACTACACCTACGACGACGTGCCGGCCGGGCAGACCGACTACGCGCTGCGGCAGTTCAGCATCCGGCACGACCGGGAGCGGATCCTGCCGCTGCTGCGCGAGGCACGGCGGCTCAACCCGCGGCTGACCGTGATGGCCACCCCGTGGAGCCCGCCGGCCTGGATGAAGACCACCGGCTCGCTGGTCGGCGGTCGGCTCAAGGACGACCCGAAGATCTACGACGCGTACGCCCGCTACCTGGTCAGGTTCGTCACCGCGTACGCCGCCGCGGGCGTGCCGATCGACTACCTGTCGGTGCAGAACGAGCCGCAGAACCGCACGCCGTCCGGTTACCCCGGCACCGACCTGCCGGTACGCCAGGAGGCCGCGGTGATCGAGCGTCTCGGTCCCCTGCTGCGCGCCGCCGGCCAGCGCACCCGGATCCTCGCCTACGACCACAACTGGACCACCCACCCCGGTGACGTGGCCGGCACCCCGCCCGGCGAGAGCCCGGAGACCGACTACCCCTATCAGCTGCTGTCCGGACCGGCCGCCCGGTGGATCGCCGGCACCGCGTACCACTGCTACTCCGGTGACCCGAGCGCGCAGACGGCCCTGCACGACGCGTTCCCGGACAAGGGGATCTGGTTCACCGAGTGCTCCGGCTCGCACGGCGCGACCGACCCGCCGGCCAAGTTCTTCCGCGACACCCTGGTCTGGCACGCCCGGACCATCGCGATCGGCACCACGCGCCACTGGGCCAAGTCGGTGGTGAACTGGAACATCGCGCTGGACAGCACCGGCGGGCCACACCTGGGCGGCTGCGACACCTGCACCGGCCTGGTCACCGCCCAGCCGGACGGCGCGGTCACCACCAACGCGGAGTACTACACCGTCGGGCACCTGTCGAAGTTCGTCCGGCCCGGCGCGGTCCGGGTGGCCAGCACCTCGTTCGGCACCACCGGCTGGAACGGGCAGATCATGGACGTGGCGTTCCGCAACCCGGACGGGTCGACCGCGCTGGTGGTGCACAACGAGAACGACGAGCCGCGCACCTTCGCCGTCGCCGCCGGTGACCGGGCGTTCGAGTACACCCTGCCCGGCGGGGCGCTGGCCACCTTCACCTGGCCGTACGACCCGGCGCTGGAGCCGCGGCTGCGACAGGTGCCGCTGACCGGGGCGACCGTCACCGCCACCCCGGCCGGCGAGTCCCCGGCGGCCGCCGTCGACGACGACGCGTCCACCCGGTGGAGCAGCGGCCAGGCCCAGGAGCCGGGCCAGTACCTCCAGGTGGACCTGGCGCGCGCGGCGTCGTTCCGGCGGGTGGCCATCGACAGCGGCGGCAACCTGGGCGACTACGCCCGCGGCTGGCAGCTGACCGGCAGCCTGGACGGCGTGCACTGGCACACCCTGGCCACCGGGACCGGGACCGGCCAGCTCACCACCGTCGACCTCGGCCGGACCCGGGCACGCTACCTGCGGGTCACCACCACCGCCGCGGCCGGGAACTGGTGGAGCGTCGCCGACCTGCGTCTCTATGCCTGAGCTGCCGCGCCGGCGGGCCACGGTCCGCGACATCGCGGCGGCGACCGGCCTGTCGATCGCCACGGTGTCGCGGGCGCTCAACAACCACGCGCACGTCGCCCCGCACACGCGGGAGCTGGTCCGGCAGGCGATCGACCGGCACGGCACGAGCGGGTCGACGACCATCTATCTGCGGTGCCCGTACCAGCTCACGGATTACTTCGGGCTGATCGTGTCGGCGGTGGCCGAGACCGTGAAGCGGCACGGCCACCAGGTGCTCCTCGACGCCGGTGAGGCCGGTCAGGCGGAGCCGGTGCTGCCCCGGCTGCCCGGCCGTCCCGGCGTCGACGGCGCGATCCTGATCCTGCCGCCGGAGCAGGGCGAGGATCTGGAGGCGCTGCGCGACTCCGGATTCCCGTTCGTGGTGATCGACCCCCGGACGCCGATGCCGCGCGACATCCCGGCGGTCTCGGCCGCCCACTTCGCCGGCGCGCGCAGCGTCAGCGAGCACCTGGTCGGCCTCGGGCACCGGCGGATCGGCGTGCTGGCCGGCCCGCACAACTGGCTGGCCGGGCGGGCTCGCCTGGCCGGGCACACGTCGGCACTGGCCGACGTCGGCGTGCTGCCCGACCCCGCGCTGGTCCGCTCGGCCGAGCCGACCGTCGAATTCGGTCACCGGGCCGCCGCCGAGCTGCTCGGGCTGCCCGACCCGCCGACCGCGCTGGTCGGCTTCAACGACAAGGCCGCGGTCGGCGCGCTGGCCGCGGCCGCCGAGCGCGGGCTGCGGGTGCCGGCTGACCTGTCGGTGACCGGGTTCGACGACATCGACCTGGCCCAGGCCACCAGCCCCCGGCTGACCACGGTCCGGCAGCCGCTGCTGGAGATGGGCCGGATGGCGGTCGGCCTGCTGGTCCGGCTGTTGGAGAAGCACGAGCTCGACGCGCTGCACGTGGAACTGGCCACCGAGCTGGTGGTCCGCGACTCGACCGGCCCGGTCACGACGTGAGGCCCAACCGGGCGGCGGCGTCGTTGGCCAGCAGGAAGCCGACGATGCCGACGATCCAGGCGAGCGTGTTGCTCTTCGCCATCCGGTCGCTGAACCTGGTCAGCAGCCTGGTCACCCGGTCACCGGCAGCCAGCCGGGCGGCCAGCAGGACCAGGGCCGGGACGATCATCAGCACGCAATAGCCGGCCATCACCACGGCGACCTGGGCGGTCGGCAGGCCGGACGTGGTCAGCAGGCCGATCGCGGCCAGATAGGGCAGCATCGTGGTCAGCTCCGCGGCGGCCGCGGCCAGGGCCAGCACCGCCAGTCCCGTGGCGCCGCGGTCGTCGGCGAGGGCACGGTCCCGCCAGCGTGGCAGGCCTCCGCCGGGGGACATCCGGAAACTCCAGAAGAACAGCGCCACCCCGGCGACCAGCTGCGTCCACATCGCGGCCGGGGTGGCGAGCACCCGGCTGAGCTGCGGCAGGACCGCGTCGGCGCCGAGCGCCACGGCCACGCCGACCGCGTAGTAGAAGGCGGCGACCGTACCCAAAAAGACCAGGATGCGGCCCGCCCGCAGCGACCCGGGATGCAGCAGCAACCAGAGCGGGATCAGCAACGTGCCGAAGCTGGTGGAATCGATCAAGGCGAGCGCAGCGAGCGAGCCGAGAAGCGCGAGGTCCATGCCGCCACGATGCCGCCGCGCGGGTCGCGGCGCGTCCGCCGAAAGATGTCCGCTGCGCGGACCTCATACATCCTTTGGCGTACGCCAGGAGCCTCCGTCCATGATGGGATGAGTCCCGTGGAAATCCGGGATCGCTGGCGGCGCAACACCCGCCTTCAGGACGTCGGCACCGCCGTCGCGACGTTCGTGGCGGGACTGGCGTTCAACCTCATCGGCCTGACCGGGATCTGGACGAACGCGCCCCGCATCGGCGACGTCCCGTCGTGGTGGCACACCGTGCTGCTGGCGATCGGTTGTCTCGGCATGCTCGGCAAGCGCCGCCACCCGCTGGCCGCCCTCGGCGTCGGCACGGCCGCGACGGTCGCCGACGGCGTGATCGGCGGCAGCGTCGCCCTGGTCCTGGTGCTGTTCGACGTCCTTTTCGCGGTCGGGCAGCACGCCTCGGCCCGCGCCCGGACCGCCGTGACCACCGCCGTCTTCGTGATGATCGGCACCGCCGGGGTGGTCGGTGGTCTGGCCACCGGCGAGTTCCGGGTGGCTGTCTTCATCGGTCTCAACTTGACCACTTTGCTCTTCGTGCCGCTGTGGTGGTCGGCCAACGTGCGCCAGCAGCGGCAGCTCGGCTTGCTCGACGCGGAGCGCACCGCGCGCGAGGCGGTCGTCGCCGAGCGCGCCGCGATGGCCCGTGACCTGCACGACGTGATCGCCGCGCACCTGTCCACCACGGTGATCCACTCCGGTGCGGCGCTGGCCCGCCCACCCGACAGTGACCGGGATCGGGACACCCTGCGAGCGGTCCGGACCAGCAGCCTCGCCGCCCTGGAGGAGATGCGCTCGATGATCATGCTATTGCGGGCGGACGACCCGGCCGCCGCCGATCCGACCCTGCCGGGCGGCCTCGACCGGCTACCCGATCTGGTCGCCTCGGCGGAGGCCGGAGGCCTGCGGATCGACGCCGACCTGAGCGAGGTCCCCGGGCTGCCGGCGGTCGTGGGGCATGCCGTCTACGGGATCGCACGCGAGGCGCTGACCAATGCGGCCAAGCACGCTCCCGGTTCGGACGTGCGGCTCGATCTGCGCCCGGCCGGTGACCTGGTGATCATGACGGTGACCAACACCGTGCTCGGGCCGGGCGCGCTCGATCATCAGGCGCTCAGTGCGGGGACCGGGTTGACCTCCATCCGCGAGCGGGCCGCGCTGCTCGGCGGCGAGCTGACCGCGGGCCGGGAGGGGACGGATTTCACGGTGCGGGCGACACTCCCCCGCCATCCGGCCGGGGCCAGGTCGTGATCCGCGTGCTGCTCGCCGACGATCACGCGGCGATCCGGTCCGGGATGCGGCTCATGCTGGAGCAGGCCGACGACATCGTGGTGGTGGGTGAGGCCGCCGACGGGGTGATCGCGATCCGGCAGACGGCGGCGCTGCGTCCGGACGTCGTGCTGATGGACATCCGGATGCCGCACACCAACGGGATCACCGCGACGCGGGCGATCACCGAGGCCGGGACGGCCGAGGTGCTGATCCTGACCACGTTCGACCTCGACGACTACCTGTTCGGGGCGTTGCGTGCCGGGGCGGCCGGGTTCCTGCTGAAATCGGTCGAGCCGTCCGTGCTGATCGACGCGGTGCGACGGGTGGCGAGCGGCGACGGGTTCCTGGCGCCGGAGGTGACCCGGCGGCTCCTCACCGCCTTCGTCGCGGCCACGCCGGCGCCGCCGGTGGTGACGGCGGCTCCGGCCCTGGCCGAGCTGACCGAGCGGGAGCGGGACGTACTCGCCGCGCTCGGCCGAGGCCTGTCCAACGCCGACCTGGCCGCCGCGCTGGCGATCAGCGAGGCGACCGCGAAAACGCACGTCTCGCGGGTGCTGGGCAAACTCGGTTGCACGTCCCGGGTGCAGGCCGCGATCTTGGCGAAGGAGGCCGGGATGGCGTGAGGAGCGGGGCAGGGCGCACGGCTGCGGAGGGGTCGGCCGGGCAGTGCCGGGCAAGGTAGGGCGCGCGTCGGGGCAGGGACTGGCAGGGCACGCGTCGGGGCAGGGACTGGCAGGGCAGGGCGCGCGTCGGGGCAGGGCCTGGCACGGCAGGGCACGCGTCGGGGCAGGGCCTGGCACGGCAGGGCACGCGTCGGGGCAGGGCCTGGCACGGCAGGGCACGCTTCAGGACAGGGACTGGCAGGGCATGGCGCACGGCAGGGTCCAGCGGGGTAGAGCTGGACAAGAAAGGGCGGGCTTTTCAGAGCAGCGCGGGTGGGTAGACGCACGGTACGGCCTGGCGGAGCGAGGCGCACGGCAGGGCCCCGCGCACGACAGGGCCGCGCGCACGACCGGGGCGGCGGGCAAGAAAGGGCCGGCCCACGACAGGGCCGCGCGCACGACCGGGGCGGCGGGCAAGAAAGGGCCGACGCACGACAGGGCCCGGCGCACGACCACGACGGGCAAGAAAGGGCGCGCCTCAGGGCAGCGCCCGGCGAGCAGGGCGCACGGAAGAGCTCGGCGGGGCAGGGCGCACGCAGCGGAGAGTCCCACGGCGCGGTGTCCGGCCGGGGGTAGGGCCCGGCCGCTAAGAGCGCACGGCACAGCCCGGCGGAGCAGAGCCCGGCCGCGCAGGGCACACGGCAGGGCAGGGCTCGGCAGGGCAGGTTCGGCTCGGCAGGGCCCGGCACGGCAGAGCCCGGGCGCCGCAGAGCCCGGCACGGCAGAGCCCGGCACGGCAGACCCCAGCACGGCAGACCCCAGCACGGCAGACCCCAGCGCGGCAGACCCCAGCACGGCAGAGCCCGGCGGGGCGTCAGCGGCGGCGGGACAGGGCCACGCCGCCGAGGGCTATCGCGCCGCCGACCAGCGCCAGCGCCTGGGGCGTCTCGGACAGGATCGGCCAGGCCAGCAGGATGGTCAGTGGCGGCACCAGGTAGGTGGTGACGCCGAGGCGACCGGCGTTCATCCGGGACAGGGCGTAGGCCCAGGTGCCGAACGCCAGCGCGGTCGGCACCAGGCCCAGGTAGACCACCCCGGCGATCGACCCGGCCGTCGCCGAGCGCAGGTCGTGCGCCAGACCACCGGCGAACGGCAGCGTGGTGATCATGCCGATCACGCAGGCCATCTGGGTGACCTGGAGCGCGGGCAGCCGTCGCAGCGCGGGCTTCTGGAGGGTCACGCCGACCGCCCAGGCCGCCGCGGAGAGCAGGCAGAGCGCCACCCCGACCGGGTCGGCCGCGGTCGCCCCGCCCCCGGCGAACCCGATCAGCAGCACGCCGCCGAAGGCCACCCCGGCGCCGAGCAGCAGGCTGCGCGGGAAGCCCTCACCGAGGAACGCGCCCGCCAGCAACGCGATCAGAATCGGTCCGACGTTGACCAGCATGGCCGACGTTCCGGCGTCCAGGCGCTGCTCGGCGGCGTTCAGGGCGACGTTGTAGAGGCCGAACCAGACGACCCCGCAGCCGGCCACCAGACCCCACTCCCGGGCGGTCGGCTTAACCCAGGTGCGGGTGGCGAGCAGGGCGATCGTGAGCGCGACAGCACCGGTGAGCAGGCGGCCGAGGGCGAGCGGGCCGGCGGCGAAGTGGGCGTGCACGGCGCGGATCGCCACGAAGGCGGAGGCCCAGGCGGTGACGGTGACCACGACGGCGGCGACTACGGGCAGGGCGGGGCGGACGCGGTCGGCGGGGACGGCAGAGACGGACATGGGGGTCACCGTAGAGGGGCGACAGTTCGGCCGCCGCCGCAATACCGTGGCGCTTCCCAAGAATCCGGGGCGCGAGCTGCGATCATGCGGCATGACTGTTGTGCGCACGATCGCCACGGCGGACCTGACCGCGAGCGACCGCACCCGGCTTCGGGACCTGCTCGACGACGCGTTCGGCGGCGACTTCGACGACCACGCCTGGGAGCACGCGCTCGGCGGACTGCACATCCTGGTCACCGTGGACGGCACGATGATCGCGCACGGCTCGGTGGTGCAGCGGCGGATCCTGCACCAGGGCAAGTCGTACCGGTGCGGTTACGTGGAGGCGGTCGCCGTGCACCCGGCGCATCAGCGGCGCGGGTTCGCCACCGCGCTGATGGCCGAGGCCGAGCGGATCATCGACCACGGGTACGCCCTCGGCGCCCTGTCCGCCTCCGCCGCAGCCCTCAACCTCTACCTCGGGCGGGGCTGGCGGCGCTGGCCGGGCGGCACCGCGGTGCTCGCGCCGGCCGGGGTGATGCGGACCGAGGAGGACGACGACAGCACGCTGGTACGCCCGGTGACGGGCGGCGCCGTGCTCAACGAGGCCGCCCTGCTGATCTGCGACTGGCGCGACGGCGACGTCTGGTGACCGTCACCGCACCCGGCGGAACAGGCGCCCGGCCAGGTCCGCGCCGATCACCGTGCCGTCGGCGTCCCGGGTGAGGTATCCACGCTGCCCGGCCAGGCCGCCCTCGGTGATCACGTACTCGTCGTCGGGGAGCAGCCCGAGCGCGGCGGCCGGATAGTCCGGTGGCATGTCCACCTCGGACGCCTGCCGGATGGCCGGTTTGATCCCCACGGCGAGGGTCAGTCCGGCGCCGTCGGTGGCGATCTCCAGGTCCATGGCGTCCAGCTCGTAGCGACCGGCGATCTCGTGGGCGCGGCTCTCGTCGTACGCAAGCGGTTGTGGCTCTCGCGGCCGCAACCCGAGGCGGTCCGCCAGGGCCCAGGCGAGCATCTCCTGGTTCGCCGGATAGCCGGCCGGGCCGGCGTTGGCGAGGCTGACGACCGCGAAGTCGTGGCTGGGCACGATCAGCAGCTCGGCGAACTGACCGTTTCCGGACCCGCCGTGCCCGATGACGCGGACGCCGTCGATGTCGCGCAGGAACCAGCAGATCCCGAACGCGTCACCCAGCGTGCTGGCGCGCAGCGTCACGGTCGGCTCGGTCATGGCGCGCAGGTCGGCCGAGTCGAGGTGGTGCCGGGCCCAGCGCAGCAGGTCGCTCACGCTGGACGCGAGGCCGCCGCCGGGGTTGTTGGCGCGGGCGCCGGCCGGCCACGACCCCCACGGCCGGGCGGGTCGCAGGGTGCCGTCGGCGTCGGGGTTGTGCCCGATCGCGAACCGGTGCCGGACGACCTCGTCCAGCCCGAAACAGGTCCGCTCCAAGCCTGCGGGCCGCAGCACGAGATCGTCGACCACCTTTTCGTACGCCAACCCGGTCACCCTCTCGATGACCAGCCCGGCCAGGTTGTAGCCGGCCTGACTGTACGACGCGCGGGTCCCGGGCCGGGCGATGATCGGCAGCCGCTCCAGCTCGGCGACGAACCCGGCCAGGGTGGTCTGCTCGCCGTCCACCAGGTTCCACTCCAGGCCGGCGGTGTGGTTGAGCAGCTGGTGCACGGTGATCTCGGCGGCGCTGCCCGGGTCGGCGAGCCGCAGCTCCGGCACGTGGTCGCGGACCGGCGCGGACAGGTCGAGCCGGCCGGCCGCGGCGAGCCGGACCAGCGCGGTGGCGGTGAACGTCTTGGTGACCGAGGCAAGGTGGAACAGGGTGTGCTCGTCGACCGGCTGGGGGCTCGCCAGGTTGGTGACGCCGTGTGACGCATAGGCGATCCGGTCGCCGTGCAGGATCCCGGCGGCCATGCCGGGCACGCCGTGCGCCTGTGCGATCTCGGTCAGCTTCTGCTGGAGCATGATGCCCTCCCATGACTTGAACTAAGTTCAAGCTAGCCCCGGCTTGAACAAAGTTCAAGTAGGATTCCGGCATGCCCCGGAACACCCTGACTCCCGGCCAGATCGTCCGCGCCGCCATCGACCTGCTCGACGAGCAGGGCCTGGACGGGCTCAACATGCGCAGCCTCGGCCAGCGGCTCGACTCGGCCGCCACCGCGATCTACTGGCACATCAAGACCAAGGACGACCTGGTCCGGCTGGCCGGCGACGCCATCTGGGACGAGGTGCCGCTGCCCGACCCGGCCGCCTCGGACTGGCGCGCGGCGGCGACCCGGCTGGCCACCGGGATGCACGAGATGTGCGGGCGGCACCCGTGGGTGGGCCAGGCCATCGGCAGCCACCTGATCTTCGGGCCGGGCAAGACCCGCTTCGACGACCGGACCCTCGCGGTCTACGAGCGGGCCGGCTTCTCCCCCGCCGACGCCGACCGGGCCGCCGCGGCCGTCTTCGTCTACGTGCTGGGCAGCGCCCTCGGTCCGGCCGCGCAGGTGTCGCTCACCCGCCGCCTCTCCCCCGAGGCCCTCGACCAGGCGGTCCGCGAGGCTCAGGTGATCGGCCGAGACTTCCCGCACGTCCGGGCGCGGCTCGACACCACCGCCGGGACCGGATACGCCGCCGCCCCCGACGACACCTTCAGGTTCGGCCTCGACGCCCTGCTCGACGGCTTCGCCGCACGCCTCGGTTAGGGGTTGCGATACGGCGGATAGGGGAGCGCATCCTGGGAGATGCCTGCCT
Above is a genomic segment from Actinoplanes ianthinogenes containing:
- a CDS encoding vWA domain-containing protein — encoded protein: MDANSTSLKYAVDIVFCIDVTGSMYPVLDQVKEGALTFHKRLEESMSHKDKAISKLRLRVVAYRDFRDNASDALEQSPFFSIPEQVGEFESFVRGLRAGGGGDEPESGLEALAVALNSDWERGQDRRRHIVALFTDASAHPLGVGSAAGTYPQVAPASIDDLMEVWGYGGSQSAVMENAAKRLLLFAPDTTPWNEIAADWNNTIYVPSRAGEGLNEFEFTEIIDAIGNSI
- a CDS encoding discoidin domain-containing protein, translating into MKRVSYRLGTAVLATALGLTTGAASASAHRPGGPPAAQVWVTTVDRSELLHQRAPVTFGRQASQQPTIVVDPTRTYQRMDGFGASITDSSAAVLSGLAPAVREQTLRSLFDPRQGIGVSFLRQPVGSSDFTAAAQHYTYDDVPAGQTDYALRQFSIRHDRERILPLLREARRLNPRLTVMATPWSPPAWMKTTGSLVGGRLKDDPKIYDAYARYLVRFVTAYAAAGVPIDYLSVQNEPQNRTPSGYPGTDLPVRQEAAVIERLGPLLRAAGQRTRILAYDHNWTTHPGDVAGTPPGESPETDYPYQLLSGPAARWIAGTAYHCYSGDPSAQTALHDAFPDKGIWFTECSGSHGATDPPAKFFRDTLVWHARTIAIGTTRHWAKSVVNWNIALDSTGGPHLGGCDTCTGLVTAQPDGAVTTNAEYYTVGHLSKFVRPGAVRVASTSFGTTGWNGQIMDVAFRNPDGSTALVVHNENDEPRTFAVAAGDRAFEYTLPGGALATFTWPYDPALEPRLRQVPLTGATVTATPAGESPAAAVDDDASTRWSSGQAQEPGQYLQVDLARAASFRRVAIDSGGNLGDYARGWQLTGSLDGVHWHTLATGTGTGQLTTVDLGRTRARYLRVTTTAAAGNWWSVADLRLYA
- a CDS encoding protein kinase domain-containing protein, which produces MKLGENIGGYTVVAEPTNSGGGRCVWSFAERGGRDYFIKQFLDPKWPTDESMGSPASKARRRAVCLEFEKRHKEVNRRISGKVAGGGNLVTATAFFREGTTYYKVTDRVAAEAAKDLTELSDRQTLVVLRTLFQSMKLLHRAGIVHGDLKPANVLLQRSSTADLYTAKMIDFDDSYLTGEPPPPDQIVGDQLYGAPEWLRYVKEDPEVAADHLTLASDVFALGLMTHVYLVGELPGYDRGRFGAPSQAVWAGEPLVLSGQLHPKTRDLIARMVSADIAARPAIEEVITVFQDEKVVQIGGDTPAAPPPSRPSPSGATAPAGGRVKINLDGAPRPAVPSPARPADAPPSRVRINFDTK
- a CDS encoding PP2C family protein-serine/threonine phosphatase, which translates into the protein MRLERGAEPSGSQQAVWAGETSRADVQCLGVWTEKRAGLGEDAEPTLLLRQSGNAGVLGVYDGMGGAGARLLGHTPDGRPVSHAFAASRLAHLTVQEHFTGGYHRQPSLEARLREVFDAARPPGGLKLRGTITKQLPTTLAVIDYSRPHKSGPRYAAARWAGDSRCYLLTPEWGLQQISRDDSIVDDPLETLMADQPLTNQVAAGLPFRIREEPMGPLPEPCVLLCATDGFFGYVPSPAIFEFELLRALGPAADAGDWGRKLAAWRRRTAGDDATLALVAIGFGGFRGLRSAFKHRFDQLYYEHAEPLRDLENAELDDAERRHRLAEYRHLSWTKYSGMYVARMAGRAS
- a CDS encoding LacI family DNA-binding transcriptional regulator produces the protein MPELPRRRATVRDIAAATGLSIATVSRALNNHAHVAPHTRELVRQAIDRHGTSGSTTIYLRCPYQLTDYFGLIVSAVAETVKRHGHQVLLDAGEAGQAEPVLPRLPGRPGVDGAILILPPEQGEDLEALRDSGFPFVVIDPRTPMPRDIPAVSAAHFAGARSVSEHLVGLGHRRIGVLAGPHNWLAGRARLAGHTSALADVGVLPDPALVRSAEPTVEFGHRAAAELLGLPDPPTALVGFNDKAAVGALAAAAERGLRVPADLSVTGFDDIDLAQATSPRLTTVRQPLLEMGRMAVGLLVRLLEKHELDALHVELATELVVRDSTGPVTT